The following are encoded in a window of Brevibacillus ruminantium genomic DNA:
- a CDS encoding DUF2935 domain-containing protein, whose amino-acid sequence MTHDSREAILFEHRFWLQILGDHARFIQQSLAPKEVMEIEQANHFIHSFDRLLDHARMNLSVEDTHTLTQQASSLTESLRTFKLHLLERHLIGKISISLPPTFLNHMVNELEEYQRILDGILSMNEIPCFHPLHHHLLWLSDAVGHAATITSNLDMVEHDYQKKSNQFTKQFQHFYLKAVELSGYLRTNLESFPALHRFNHQAEMEIELFQVFLHEIEELRLENELLGVLSPLMADHMSREECYYLMKLSEVSDVKSPDCYPTRPRIE is encoded by the coding sequence ATGACTCACGATTCACGAGAGGCTATTTTGTTTGAACATAGATTTTGGCTGCAAATTCTCGGTGATCACGCCCGGTTTATTCAACAATCACTTGCTCCCAAAGAGGTTATGGAGATCGAGCAAGCAAACCACTTTATCCACTCTTTTGACCGTTTGCTTGATCATGCGCGTATGAATCTTTCTGTCGAGGACACTCACACGCTTACGCAGCAGGCAAGCAGCTTGACGGAAAGCCTGCGGACATTCAAACTTCATCTCCTGGAGCGCCATCTGATCGGTAAAATATCCATCAGCCTGCCCCCCACTTTTTTAAACCACATGGTAAACGAATTGGAAGAATATCAACGAATCTTAGATGGGATTCTGTCTATGAACGAAATTCCCTGTTTTCATCCTCTTCATCATCATCTGCTGTGGTTATCGGATGCTGTCGGTCATGCGGCCACGATCACTTCGAACCTTGACATGGTAGAACATGACTACCAGAAAAAAAGCAATCAGTTTACCAAGCAATTTCAACATTTTTATCTAAAAGCGGTTGAACTGTCCGGATACCTCCGGACGAATTTGGAAAGCTTCCCGGCGCTGCACCGCTTCAATCATCAGGCAGAAATGGAGATTGAACTGTTCCAGGTCTTTCTTCATGAAATCGAGGAGCTGCGATTGGAGAATGAGTTGTTAGGGGTGTTGTCCCCGCTCATGGCCGACCATATGTCCCGGGAAGAATGTTACTATTTGATGAAGCTTTCCGAGGTTTCGGATGTGAAATCGCCTGACTGTTATCCGACGAGGCCGAGGATTGAGTAA
- a CDS encoding YkgJ family cysteine cluster protein: METLPCQGCKGLCCGPVPITEKELKKIQKKIKTMPRKIREELENQPRLFGTCIFYDIHHDRCGIHAVRPEICRAFGYHKELVCFRKPELATKEKVAFKEKPIGHLSIDITWKDF, from the coding sequence ATGGAAACGTTGCCTTGTCAAGGTTGCAAAGGATTATGTTGCGGCCCCGTTCCAATCACGGAGAAAGAACTCAAAAAAATCCAAAAAAAGATAAAAACGATGCCGAGAAAGATTCGTGAGGAGCTCGAAAACCAGCCCAGACTTTTCGGAACATGCATCTTCTACGATATTCATCATGATCGCTGCGGCATTCATGCCGTTCGTCCAGAAATTTGCCGCGCATTTGGCTATCACAAAGAACTTGTCTGTTTCCGCAAACCGGAGTTGGCCACAAAGGAAAAAGTAGCCTTCAAGGAAAAACCGATTGGCCACCTCAGTATTGACATTACCTGGAAGGATTTTTAG
- a CDS encoding VOC family protein, protein MKVKRIVANIHTQEIVAAKSFYQDVLGLDLLMDHGWIATYGSSEEMSIQISFASQGGSQTLVPDLSIEVDNVDEAYERVKSAGFPVEYGPAYEPWGVRRFYVRDPFGKLINILSHAASR, encoded by the coding sequence ATGAAGGTCAAACGAATTGTTGCCAATATCCATACACAAGAGATCGTCGCAGCCAAAAGCTTTTACCAGGACGTGCTGGGCCTTGACCTGTTGATGGATCACGGCTGGATTGCTACGTACGGCTCATCCGAAGAAATGAGCATTCAAATCAGTTTCGCCTCGCAGGGAGGCTCCCAAACGCTTGTTCCTGATCTCTCGATTGAAGTGGATAATGTGGATGAGGCCTATGAGCGAGTGAAAAGTGCAGGGTTTCCGGTCGAATACGGTCCTGCCTATGAGCCATGGGGTGTTCGCCGCTTCTATGTCCGCGATCCGTTTGGCAAGCTGATCAATATACTTTCTCATGCAGCCTCTCGCTGA
- a CDS encoding ABC transporter substrate-binding protein, producing MDDLYFHYVTDESTRVVGITTGEYAIAFSIPFENAEQIENTPGASSFVSEGGMTTFVFNKKSGLCSNVKARQAVNAALDIEEILIPAYRESRYCTLDSGVVLPN from the coding sequence GTGGATGATCTGTACTTCCACTATGTCACGGATGAATCGACGCGCGTAGTGGGAATCACGACAGGGGAGTACGCTATCGCCTTCAGCATTCCGTTTGAAAACGCTGAGCAAATCGAGAACACACCCGGTGCGAGCAGTTTTGTCAGCGAGGGCGGAATGACGACGTTCGTGTTCAATAAGAAATCGGGACTCTGCAGCAATGTAAAAGCGCGTCAGGCAGTCAACGCGGCATTGGACATCGAAGAAATCCTCATCCCCGCTTATCGTGAATCGCGCTATTGCACCCTCGATTCCGGAGTGGTGCTACCGAATTAA
- a CDS encoding peptide ABC transporter substrate-binding protein — protein sequence MKKLASLVFKLSVVVALISGCSSSSTSTPNSNDSNTTTPNTSENKTEKPQREKKIVYALPSEPETLDPTLNNYSRSSIVLQNLFRGLYKIDQSGLPVPALAKETIIDETGTKYTFKIDPNAKWSDGKPVTAHDFEYAWKRVLNKDVASRAAADLYYVKNGLAYNEGKASADDVGVKAVDDQTLEVVLENPTTYFLNLLCATSYHPVRKDVVEGNEGWTKSPDTYLSTGPFMLAEIHPKQKYVLKKNPNYLLADKVQIDTLEIVFIETAEGELAAYTNNEIDVSDNINNESMQKYKDTPEYFAAARIGTYYFDFNTSKKPFDDPRVRKALAISINREQIVRNVMQSTEKVAFGFVPYGMPHLVETNKEYRDVVGDLFKEDVAEAKRLLAEAGYPDGKGFPQVDFMTLSGQTDKDIAQALHSMWKENLGVEISIRTLESKIYWDEMEQGNFEIGRDGWTGDYLDPMTNLHLFETVNAADGSRWSNKEYDALLKENREIQDQAKRSANYAKAEQILMDEMPIFPLYFYEDSYLVKPHIKGVMKNFIGHTIFEYASVE from the coding sequence ATGAAAAAGCTGGCTAGCCTCGTTTTCAAATTATCCGTGGTTGTCGCACTCATCTCAGGTTGCAGCTCCAGCAGTACGTCAACACCAAACAGCAATGACAGCAATACCACCACGCCAAACACATCTGAGAACAAAACTGAAAAGCCGCAGAGAGAGAAAAAGATCGTCTATGCGCTGCCTTCCGAACCGGAAACACTCGATCCCACGTTAAACAACTATTCGCGCTCTTCGATTGTGCTGCAAAATCTGTTCCGCGGACTTTACAAAATTGACCAAAGCGGGCTCCCTGTCCCTGCTTTGGCCAAAGAAACGATCATAGATGAGACCGGAACCAAATACACCTTCAAGATTGATCCAAACGCGAAATGGAGCGATGGCAAACCTGTCACGGCGCATGATTTTGAATACGCCTGGAAACGCGTGCTGAACAAAGATGTCGCCTCAAGAGCCGCTGCTGACCTGTACTATGTGAAAAACGGCCTCGCGTACAATGAAGGAAAAGCGAGCGCTGATGATGTCGGGGTGAAAGCCGTAGACGATCAGACGCTGGAGGTTGTGCTGGAGAATCCGACCACCTATTTCCTGAATCTGCTCTGCGCGACTTCCTATCATCCCGTGAGAAAAGATGTGGTGGAAGGGAACGAGGGATGGACCAAATCTCCCGACACCTACCTGTCCACTGGGCCTTTCATGCTGGCCGAGATTCATCCGAAACAAAAGTATGTACTGAAGAAAAACCCCAACTATCTACTGGCTGACAAGGTGCAGATTGATACGCTGGAGATCGTGTTCATCGAAACAGCGGAAGGGGAGCTGGCCGCCTATACCAATAATGAAATCGACGTCTCCGATAACATCAATAATGAATCCATGCAAAAGTACAAGGATACCCCGGAATATTTCGCCGCCGCACGGATTGGCACCTATTATTTTGACTTCAATACCTCCAAAAAACCGTTTGACGATCCACGCGTGAGAAAAGCGCTTGCGATTTCCATCAATCGGGAGCAGATCGTGAGAAATGTCATGCAGTCCACAGAGAAGGTGGCGTTCGGCTTTGTTCCTTATGGAATGCCGCACCTTGTGGAAACCAACAAGGAATATCGCGATGTGGTTGGCGACCTGTTCAAGGAAGACGTGGCGGAGGCGAAGCGCTTGCTGGCTGAAGCGGGCTATCCGGATGGAAAAGGCTTTCCGCAGGTTGATTTCATGACCTTGTCAGGCCAGACGGACAAGGATATCGCCCAAGCGCTTCACAGCATGTGGAAAGAAAACCTGGGGGTTGAGATCTCCATTCGGACACTGGAGTCAAAAATCTACTGGGACGAAATGGAACAAGGCAATTTTGAGATCGGTCGGGATGGCTGGACAGGTGACTATCTAGACCCGATGACCAACCTCCATTTGTTCGAAACGGTCAATGCAGCGGATGGAAGCCGCTGGAGCAACAAAGAATACGATGCGTTGCTCAAAGAAAACCGGGAAATTCAGGATCAAGCAAAACGTTCAGCCAACTACGCCAAAGCTGAACAAATCCTGATGGATGAAATGCCGATCTTCCCGCTCTATTTCTATGAGGATTCGTATCTGGTGAAACCGCATATCAAAGGTGTGATGAAAAACTTTATCGGACATACGATCTTTGAATATGCATCTGTCGAATAA
- a CDS encoding ABC transporter permease produces MGRYIVKRIIAGLITMFVLTTVTFFLMHAIPGGPFSPAEERKTPKAVLEKIEAKYGLNDPLPVQYVNYLKNLAQGDFGISFKQTNVTVNELIKQGFPVSAKVGMIAIIIALLVGIPLGITSAIKRGKWADWLAMIIATVGISIPNFVLSVLMLFLFAVVLKVLPTFGLSTWKHYILPVAGLSFSPIAYIARLMRSSMLEVMRNDYIRTARAKGVHEWQVICKHALKNAIIPIVTYLGPLVAVLLTGSFVIERIFSIPGIGRDFVTGISDRDYSVILGMTVFFGAFIVVANLIVDILYAVIDRRVKMDE; encoded by the coding sequence ATGGGGCGTTACATTGTTAAGCGGATCATCGCCGGACTAATCACGATGTTTGTTTTGACGACTGTCACCTTTTTCTTGATGCATGCGATACCTGGAGGCCCTTTCAGCCCTGCCGAAGAACGAAAAACGCCCAAGGCTGTTCTGGAGAAGATCGAAGCGAAATACGGGTTGAACGATCCGCTTCCCGTTCAATATGTGAACTATTTAAAAAATCTGGCTCAAGGCGATTTTGGCATTTCCTTTAAACAAACGAATGTAACGGTCAATGAATTGATCAAGCAAGGGTTCCCGGTTTCTGCCAAGGTCGGAATGATTGCCATTATCATAGCCTTGCTGGTCGGCATACCCCTGGGAATTACCTCTGCCATCAAAAGAGGGAAATGGGCAGACTGGCTGGCGATGATTATAGCGACGGTAGGGATATCGATCCCCAACTTTGTCTTGTCCGTCCTCATGTTATTCCTGTTTGCGGTCGTGCTGAAGGTTTTGCCTACTTTTGGCTTGTCGACCTGGAAGCACTACATTCTTCCGGTGGCAGGACTCTCTTTTAGCCCGATCGCTTACATCGCCAGGCTGATGAGGTCCAGTATGCTGGAAGTGATGAGAAACGACTATATCCGTACAGCGCGGGCCAAAGGTGTCCACGAATGGCAGGTCATCTGCAAGCATGCCTTGAAAAACGCCATTATTCCGATTGTTACCTACCTGGGTCCACTGGTTGCCGTCCTGTTGACTGGCAGCTTTGTAATCGAACGGATTTTTTCCATTCCCGGGATCGGCAGAGATTTCGTGACGGGGATTAGCGACAGAGACTACTCGGTGATTTTGGGAATGACGGTCTTTTTTGGAGCATTCATCGTCGTAGCCAATCTCATCGTCGATATCCTCTATGCCGTGATCGATCGCCGAGTAAAAATGGATGAGTAG
- the dacB gene encoding D-alanyl-D-alanine carboxypeptidase/D-alanyl-D-alanine endopeptidase, which yields MSNSLNNAWDHLHRIISEVEQTGASIGVLVKSLDRAVDQSILFSHDADRLFTPASNTKILTVLTALLQMGGEFRYQTEISYTGDFRDGVLIGDLYIKGLGDPSLHTGPPLQAHEGVSIEQMVQAIKQEGLREICGNIVADASYFDDQRFGVSWAWDYESEYYSAQISALSLNRGTVHVESRPGDNVGDDVQIQISPETSYVQIVSQAKTVSAEEANTIHIRRKREANVIYVTGNLPMTVTDSQFITVNDPAMYAGTVLKETMINAGIAFVEGSKVVAGSAPKEAKKLASCESAPLKEIVKHLNKVSDNQYAEMLLKTMGALLKGEGSATAGIQVVRETLEELGVTGLYVLQDGSGLSPDNLVSPRQLVQVLESMMTQAEYENLLLSFPIGGVDGTLESRMKEEPLFRRVRAKTGSLNAVSSISGYMTLLSGENVIFSIMGNHYPGDNDYLKEQEDKILLALAEISDQNTK from the coding sequence ATGTCCAACAGTCTCAACAATGCCTGGGATCATTTGCATAGGATCATCTCGGAGGTCGAACAGACAGGTGCCTCGATCGGCGTCTTGGTCAAATCGCTCGATCGTGCTGTTGATCAATCGATCCTGTTTTCCCATGATGCGGACAGATTATTTACGCCTGCTTCCAATACGAAGATTTTGACGGTTTTGACCGCACTGCTTCAAATGGGAGGAGAGTTTCGTTATCAAACAGAGATTTCCTACACCGGAGATTTTCGTGATGGCGTATTGATCGGAGATTTGTACATAAAGGGACTCGGAGATCCGTCGCTCCATACAGGCCCTCCGCTTCAAGCACATGAAGGCGTTTCGATAGAGCAAATGGTGCAGGCAATAAAACAAGAGGGCTTGAGGGAAATCTGCGGCAACATCGTGGCAGATGCTTCTTACTTTGATGACCAGCGCTTTGGAGTCAGCTGGGCGTGGGATTATGAATCAGAGTACTATAGTGCACAGATCAGCGCACTTTCCCTGAATCGAGGGACGGTGCATGTGGAGTCTCGTCCCGGAGACAATGTCGGAGATGATGTGCAGATTCAAATCTCGCCTGAGACAAGCTACGTCCAGATTGTTTCCCAAGCAAAAACGGTGTCGGCCGAAGAAGCGAATACCATTCACATTCGCAGAAAACGTGAAGCGAATGTCATCTATGTTACCGGAAATTTACCCATGACGGTAACGGACAGTCAGTTTATCACCGTAAATGATCCAGCTATGTATGCAGGTACCGTTTTGAAAGAAACCATGATCAATGCGGGAATCGCGTTTGTGGAGGGAAGCAAAGTCGTGGCTGGCAGCGCCCCGAAAGAGGCGAAAAAGCTGGCATCCTGTGAATCAGCTCCTCTGAAGGAAATCGTGAAGCATTTGAATAAGGTAAGCGATAATCAATATGCGGAGATGCTGCTCAAGACGATGGGCGCACTCTTGAAGGGAGAAGGCAGTGCAACGGCTGGCATCCAGGTCGTTCGTGAAACGCTGGAGGAGTTGGGCGTGACCGGTCTGTATGTATTACAGGATGGCTCGGGGTTAAGTCCAGACAACCTGGTATCCCCAAGGCAGCTTGTGCAGGTGCTGGAGTCGATGATGACGCAAGCGGAGTACGAAAACCTGCTTCTGTCGTTTCCGATCGGCGGAGTAGATGGCACCTTGGAGTCCCGTATGAAAGAAGAACCGCTCTTTCGCAGGGTGCGGGCCAAAACAGGTTCGCTGAACGCGGTCAGCAGTATCTCCGGATATATGACGTTGCTATCAGGGGAAAACGTCATTTTCTCCATCATGGGCAATCACTATCCGGGTGATAACGATTACCTGAAGGAGCAGGAGGATAAGATCCTGCTCGCCCTTGCTGAGATATCTGACCAAAATACGAAATGA
- a CDS encoding ABC transporter ATP-binding protein gives MGNQHENLVEVRSLKKYFDVKKGLFRRSDRLLKAVDDISFSIKKGETLGLVGESGCGKTTAGRTLLKLYEPTSGQILFQGRPIETLKHKEMLPIRKKMQMIFQDPYASLDPRMTVGEIIGDPLDVHNICKGKEREDRIKELIELVGLKRDHINRYPHEFSGGQRQRIGIARALAVEPEFIVCDEPISALDVSIQAQVVNMLEDLQERFGLTYLFISHDLSMVRHISHQVGVMYLGSLVEIAEANELYTNMQHPYTKALLSALPIPDPDLAEKSERIQLKGDVPSPLDPPPGCAFQTRCAHAVAICREIKPELKEIGAGHQVACHIVT, from the coding sequence ATGGGGAATCAGCACGAGAATCTGGTCGAAGTGAGAAGTCTGAAGAAATACTTTGATGTAAAGAAGGGGCTGTTTCGACGTAGCGATCGCCTGCTCAAGGCTGTCGACGATATCAGCTTTTCCATCAAAAAGGGAGAAACGCTCGGCCTCGTCGGAGAATCGGGGTGCGGAAAGACGACGGCTGGCCGTACGCTGTTGAAGCTGTATGAGCCTACCTCCGGTCAGATATTGTTTCAGGGCAGGCCGATTGAAACATTGAAGCATAAAGAAATGCTGCCGATTCGCAAGAAAATGCAGATGATTTTCCAGGACCCATACGCTTCCCTTGATCCACGCATGACCGTGGGAGAAATCATCGGCGATCCTCTGGATGTACATAACATTTGCAAAGGGAAGGAACGGGAGGATCGGATCAAGGAATTGATTGAACTGGTCGGGTTGAAACGGGATCACATCAATCGCTACCCCCATGAATTCTCTGGCGGACAGAGGCAGCGGATCGGGATTGCCCGGGCTCTGGCCGTAGAGCCTGAATTTATCGTCTGTGACGAGCCCATCTCGGCACTGGATGTTTCGATTCAGGCACAGGTGGTCAATATGCTGGAAGATTTGCAAGAGAGATTCGGACTCACTTACCTGTTTATCTCCCATGACCTGTCGATGGTCCGGCACATTTCCCATCAGGTGGGCGTGATGTATCTCGGCAGCTTGGTAGAAATCGCCGAGGCCAACGAATTGTACACCAATATGCAGCATCCGTACACAAAAGCGCTGCTCTCCGCACTGCCGATTCCCGACCCGGATTTGGCCGAGAAAAGTGAAAGGATTCAGCTCAAAGGAGATGTGCCAAGCCCACTCGACCCGCCGCCGGGATGCGCCTTTCAAACGCGATGTGCCCATGCCGTCGCTATTTGCAGAGAAATAAAGCCGGAACTAAAGGAGATTGGAGCGGGACACCAGGTAGCTTGCCATATCGTTACCTGA
- a CDS encoding ABC transporter ATP-binding protein: MKLLQIENLRTTFQIEAGQVQAVRGISFHVNKGESVGIVGESGSGKSVSMLSIMRLLPENAKIEAERLTFDGMEVMEMDHKQMRRLHGNDIGMIFQDPMTSLNPLFTIGDQIMEPIRIHLKLSKQEARKKAIEVLRMVEIPSPESRLHQYPHEFSGGMRQRVMIAIAISCNPKLLIADEPTTALDVTIQAQILDLMRDLKKKSNTSIVLITHDLGVVASMCSRLMVMYGGEIVEEGTTREVFYSPQHPYTWGLIRSMPKVSEGEKKKLIPIPGSPPDLLSPPKGCAFAARCEHAMKICVQFSPPPVSLSDSHRVACWLMHPKAAKVERR; this comes from the coding sequence GTGAAACTGCTGCAAATTGAAAATTTAAGAACGACCTTTCAGATTGAAGCGGGGCAAGTACAAGCTGTTCGCGGGATATCCTTTCATGTGAATAAAGGAGAGTCCGTCGGGATTGTCGGAGAGTCCGGATCGGGAAAAAGCGTGTCCATGCTGTCAATCATGCGCTTGTTGCCGGAAAACGCCAAAATTGAAGCGGAGCGCCTGACGTTTGATGGTATGGAAGTGATGGAGATGGATCACAAACAGATGCGAAGGCTGCATGGAAATGATATCGGGATGATTTTTCAAGACCCCATGACTTCGCTCAATCCCCTGTTTACCATTGGGGACCAGATCATGGAGCCGATTCGCATCCACCTGAAGCTGTCCAAGCAGGAAGCGAGGAAAAAGGCCATCGAAGTGCTGAGAATGGTGGAAATCCCCAGCCCAGAGAGCCGTCTCCATCAATATCCGCATGAATTTTCCGGCGGGATGAGACAGCGAGTGATGATTGCGATCGCGATTTCCTGCAATCCCAAGCTGTTGATTGCCGATGAGCCAACGACGGCTCTGGACGTGACGATTCAAGCACAGATCCTCGATCTGATGAGAGATTTGAAAAAGAAGAGCAATACCTCGATTGTGCTGATCACGCATGATTTGGGTGTGGTAGCCAGTATGTGTTCCCGCCTGATGGTTATGTACGGAGGCGAGATTGTCGAGGAGGGCACGACCCGGGAGGTCTTTTACAGTCCCCAGCATCCCTACACATGGGGCTTGATTCGCTCGATGCCTAAAGTGTCGGAGGGGGAGAAGAAAAAGCTGATTCCCATACCGGGCAGCCCGCCTGATCTGTTGTCGCCGCCGAAGGGTTGTGCATTTGCCGCGCGCTGTGAGCATGCCATGAAGATTTGTGTCCAGTTTTCACCTCCGCCGGTGTCTTTGAGCGACAGCCATCGGGTAGCTTGCTGGTTGATGCACCCGAAAGCCGCAAAAGTAGAAAGGAGGTGA
- a CDS encoding HAD family hydrolase, translating into MSIKAILFDLDGTLLDRDSSLLSFVRDQYKRYPEFQVVEEEVFVQRFIELDQHGYVWKDKVYQQLIEEFSIQNLDWASLLDDYMRHFQRHCIGFPNLLSVLTACKQQGIKIALISNGVGQFQYDNFKALHIEHLFDEVLISEWEGLRKPDPAIFTRALRKLGVSAQQAVFVGDHPDTDVRASRDVGMKAVWKRNPHWERAKWADAVIDDLSELLSLALPDPARQH; encoded by the coding sequence TTGTCTATCAAAGCGATTCTCTTTGATCTGGATGGTACCTTGCTGGATCGTGACTCCTCTCTGCTCTCGTTTGTGAGGGATCAATACAAACGCTATCCCGAATTCCAGGTAGTAGAAGAAGAAGTGTTTGTCCAGCGCTTTATCGAACTGGATCAACACGGTTATGTATGGAAGGACAAAGTGTATCAGCAGCTGATCGAAGAGTTTTCCATTCAAAACCTGGATTGGGCTTCGCTATTGGATGATTACATGCGTCATTTCCAAAGGCATTGTATCGGTTTTCCCAACCTGCTGAGCGTGCTGACTGCCTGTAAGCAGCAGGGAATCAAGATAGCGTTGATCTCAAATGGGGTTGGGCAGTTCCAGTATGACAATTTCAAAGCGCTGCACATTGAGCATCTCTTCGATGAGGTGCTGATCTCGGAATGGGAAGGGCTGCGGAAACCGGACCCGGCCATATTTACACGAGCTTTGCGCAAACTGGGTGTATCTGCGCAGCAGGCTGTTTTCGTGGGAGACCATCCTGACACCGATGTTCGCGCCAGCCGCGATGTTGGCATGAAGGCCGTCTGGAAACGAAATCCGCATTGGGAAAGGGCGAAATGGGCTGATGCGGTCATCGACGATTTGTCGGAATTACTTTCGCTTGCATTGCCTGATCCAGCGCGGCAACATTAA
- a CDS encoding ABC transporter permease, with the protein MIHSISEKESNEGKFSLKNIHELPDELFTKLDGDDRQKNEEGKRPSKSYWQDAWSRFKKDRLAMIGLCFLIIMTTAAIFGPIFSEYTYERQNLANGNQPPSAEHWFGTDKFGRDIFIRTLYGARISLLIGFVAASINMVIGIIYGGVSGYFGGRVDMVLMRIVDIMIGVPDLLYIILVMMFLGNSIQSILIALCITSWIGTARIVRSQVVTLKHQEYALAARSIGSSNLRILFKHLIPNSIGPIIVTVTFLVPSAIFSEAFLSFLGIGIQVPIASWGTLVNDAIPTLFTQPYQMLFPALAISFTMFALNFIGDGLRDALDPRLKK; encoded by the coding sequence ATGATCCATTCCATTTCTGAAAAAGAAAGCAATGAGGGCAAATTTTCTCTGAAAAACATACATGAGCTTCCGGATGAGCTGTTCACAAAACTGGATGGGGACGACAGGCAAAAAAATGAAGAAGGAAAGCGCCCGAGCAAATCATACTGGCAGGATGCGTGGTCCCGCTTTAAAAAAGACCGTTTGGCGATGATCGGGCTATGCTTTTTGATCATCATGACAACAGCAGCCATTTTTGGGCCAATATTTTCAGAATATACATACGAGAGGCAAAACCTGGCAAACGGGAATCAACCGCCGTCCGCTGAACACTGGTTTGGGACCGACAAATTTGGCCGGGATATTTTCATACGGACGTTGTATGGCGCGAGAATCAGTTTGCTGATCGGTTTTGTGGCCGCCTCCATCAACATGGTGATTGGCATTATTTATGGGGGTGTATCCGGCTACTTTGGCGGCAGAGTCGACATGGTACTGATGCGGATCGTGGATATCATGATCGGTGTTCCCGACCTGCTTTACATCATTCTCGTCATGATGTTTTTAGGCAACAGCATACAAAGCATTCTGATCGCCCTGTGTATCACATCCTGGATCGGTACGGCACGCATCGTCCGCTCACAGGTGGTCACGCTGAAGCATCAGGAATACGCGCTGGCTGCTCGCTCCATCGGTTCCTCCAATCTGCGTATTCTGTTTAAACACCTGATACCAAACAGTATCGGTCCCATTATCGTGACGGTGACCTTCCTCGTTCCTTCCGCGATCTTTTCCGAAGCGTTTCTCAGCTTTCTCGGCATCGGCATTCAGGTGCCGATTGCCAGTTGGGGTACGCTCGTAAACGACGCCATTCCTACCCTGTTTACTCAACCTTATCAAATGCTGTTTCCCGCCCTGGCGATCAGCTTCACGATGTTTGCGCTGAACTTTATTGGCGACGGGCTTCGGGATGCGCTTGATCCACGTCTCAAGAAATAA
- a CDS encoding phospholipase D family nuclease, producing MRNQKNMWQLVTLLLYMIMGMAIMTACTSKTTDSKIEWAFTKADQHPEALLINTINSAQTSLDIAIYSLTHPDIVQAIKDAKARGVAVRVITDKQQSGGQSQTEALKILGSAGIPTKINTHSGLQHLKVTIADKKVATTGSFNYSKAASTVNDEVLVVLYDENVAKAFSEQFERMWKDTKGFEAIEYRIAQPAKVANATASAEQPTGEKNTPAPTDTAACEKPLIKGNVNSKIYHVPGGQAYDKTTANVEMFCTEEEAQAAGYRKSQK from the coding sequence ATGAGAAACCAGAAAAACATGTGGCAGCTCGTGACATTGCTCCTCTACATGATTATGGGCATGGCCATCATGACAGCATGCACGAGTAAGACGACAGACAGCAAAATTGAGTGGGCGTTTACGAAAGCCGATCAGCACCCGGAGGCTCTGCTGATCAATACGATCAACTCAGCCCAAACATCACTGGATATCGCGATTTACAGCTTGACACATCCAGACATTGTACAAGCCATCAAGGATGCAAAGGCACGTGGCGTCGCTGTCCGTGTGATTACAGACAAACAACAGTCCGGTGGACAATCGCAAACAGAGGCATTGAAGATTTTAGGGAGCGCGGGGATCCCTACAAAAATAAATACGCACAGCGGACTGCAGCATCTAAAAGTGACGATTGCAGACAAGAAAGTAGCGACGACCGGCTCCTTCAATTACTCAAAGGCAGCGAGTACCGTAAACGACGAAGTACTGGTTGTACTTTATGATGAAAACGTAGCAAAGGCGTTCTCTGAGCAATTCGAACGGATGTGGAAGGACACGAAAGGATTTGAAGCAATCGAATACCGAATCGCCCAACCAGCGAAGGTCGCCAATGCAACAGCCTCCGCCGAGCAACCAACTGGAGAAAAAAACACTCCCGCGCCGACCGATACAGCTGCCTGTGAAAAGCCCCTGATTAAAGGAAATGTGAATAGTAAAATCTATCACGTTCCTGGCGGTCAGGCTTATGACAAGACCACGGCAAATGTAGAAATGTTCTGCACAGAAGAGGAGGCGCAGGCTGCGGGGTACCGGAAGTCACAAAAATAA